One region of Pagrus major chromosome 5, Pma_NU_1.0 genomic DNA includes:
- the LOC140995668 gene encoding E3 SUMO-protein ligase ZBED1, giving the protein MTRERKEECHRKVTEFIVKGLQPFSTVESPWFREMVAALNPRYQPPSRDMLSTTLIPAWYAVERERVQAELEETEHVALTCDGWTSVAQDHYITVTVHFAKGGQLQERVLHTKAVYEAQTGEFLAEEIRHIMAEFNIQGKVVALTVDNAANMRVAARMLKVVKIGCFAHSLNLAAQKVYTEPTVSNWAARIRAVVVWLRKASLAKPVMKEKQRLLDLPQHAMVLDVRTRWNTLYLIIERFVEQYSVIQAASLDPRLRRSMERDRLQRISDQDFRHAEEFVRVMRILYTSTLCVSSERTPACGQILPILQKLEGHFKVQDADSTFTAAIKKRVWDDLSKRYTDENIRMFLEEATSLDPRFKTKIMDAAVWSRLEEKACGENSGQHALEIGVDKEDQLDEGMEEEEEDEEAASMENTTYTAVTTSHSASDSALGELFAKEDLALKTIQAVPLLDRSEKARKELKLYRALPAELTSTHPAEWWWERRGTFPILFDLASNYTCVQASSTPAEWIFSTAGDTLSQEKACLAPEKADMIIFLKKNC; this is encoded by the exons ATGAcaagggagaggaaggaggaatgCCACAGGAAAGTGACAGAGTTTATTGTGAAGGGGCTTCAGCCGTTTTCAACTGTAGAGTCACCTTGGTTTAG AGAGATGGTTGCTGCCCTTAACCCACGGTATCAACCGCCATCAAGAGACATGCTCTCTACCACACTGATACCAGCGTGGTACGCcgtagagagggagagagtgcaGGCAGAGTTGGAGGAGACTGAGCATGTGGCGCTTACCTGTGATGGTTGGACCAGTGTAGCCCAAGATCACTACATTACAGTCACTGTCCACTTTGCTAAGGGAGGTCAGCTGCAAGAAAGGGTTCTCCACACTAAAGCTGTCTATGAGGCCCAGACAGGAGAATTTTTGGCAGAAGAGATTCGTCACATAATGGCAGAGTTTAATATTCAGGGAAAGGTGGTAGCATTAACAGTCGACAATGCTGCAAATATGCGTGTGGCTGCTAGGATGTTGAAGGTGGTCAAGATAGGCTGCTTTGCTCATTCTCTTAACCTTGCTGCCCAAAAGGTGTACACTGAACCAACAGTGTCGAATTGGGCAGCAAGAATCCGGGCAGTGGTTGTGTGGCTGAGGAAGGCGAGCTTAGCCAAGCCAGTTATGAAGGAGAAACAACGCCTCTTAG ATCTCCCACAGCATGCAATGGTGCTCGATGTGAGAACTAGGTGGAATACACTCTACCTCATCATTGAACGGTTTGTAGAGCAGTATTCAGTCATTCAGGCAGCATCTTTGGACCCTAGGCTCAGGAGGTCAATGGAAAGGGACAG ACTGCAGAGAATTTCAGACCAGGACTTCAGGCATGCAGAGGAGTTCGTGAGAGTGATGAGAATCCTCTACACTTCAACACTGTGTGTATCCTCAGAAAGGACTCCAGCATGTGGCCAAATTCTGCCCATCCTGCAGAAGCTTGAGGGCCACTTCAAGGTTCAGGATGCAGACTCCACCTTTACTGCTGCCATTAAGAAAAGGGTGTGGGATGATCTTTCAAAGCGTTACACg GATGAAAACATCAGGATGTTCCTGGAAGAGGCCACATCACTCGACCCCAGGTTTAAGACCAAAATCATGGATGCTGCCGTTTGGTCTAGGTTGGAAGAGAAGGCATGCGGCGAAAACTCTGGACAG CATGCACTGGAAATCGGTGTAGACAAAGAGGACCAACTGGAtgaggggatggaggaggaagaagaggatgaagaggctGCATCTATGGAGAACACAACATAT ACTGCTGTGACTACGAGCCACTCCGCGTCTGACTCTGCACTGGGGGAGCTGTTTGCCAAGGAGGACCTGGCCCTTAAAACTATCCAGGCAGTGCCACTCCTTGACCGGTCAGAGAAGGCACGAAAGGAGCTTAAACTCTACAGAGCTCTACCTGCAGAGCTGACCTCCACCCATCCTGCTGAGTGGtggtgggagaggagagggacatTCCCCATTTTGTTTGACCTGGCCTCTAATTATACTTGTGTCCAGGCATCCTCCACTCCAGCAGAGTGGATATTTTCAACTGCTGGAGACACATTAAGCCAGGAAAAGGCATGCCTTGCCCCAGAGAAGGCTGACATGATAATATTCCTTAAAAAGAACTGTTGA